A genomic region of Alligator mississippiensis isolate rAllMis1 chromosome 4, rAllMis1, whole genome shotgun sequence contains the following coding sequences:
- the LRRC10 gene encoding leucine-rich repeat-containing protein 10 yields the protein MGNSLRALAALLPCEPCQRCVLPALDEMPADKVVELSGRQLRRLPLRVCAFGALVKLYLSDNRLSQLPPELERLQHLQLLALDFNEFRALPGAVCALRRLCTLYLGNNRLRDLPRDLCRLQNLRTLWLDANRLSRLPAAVCDLRLLRALHAGSNALRALPARLRTLRRLRSIWLSDNQLPAFPPVLLRMPLLEVIDVDRNAIRAFPSLAHLPALKLVIYDHNPCRNAPRVRPGVRRVGRWADDSPEPARHVLPSPEPAAPQPRPCAGGGGGVAVATTAAEAAA from the coding sequence atgGGCAACAGCCTGCGAGCCCTGGCGGCGCTGCTGCCGTGCGAGCCGTGCCAGCGCTGCGTGCTGCCGGCGCTGGACGAGATGCCGGCGGACAAGGTGGTGGAGCTGAGCGGGCGGCAGCTGCGGCGCCTGCCCCTGCGCGTCTGCGCCTTCGGGGCGCTGGTGAAGCTGTACCTGAGCGACAACCGCCTGAGCCAGCTGCCGCCCGAGCTGGAGCGgctgcagcacctgcagctgctggcgcTGGACTTCAACGAGTTCCGCGCGCTGCCGGGCGCCGTGTGCGCGCTGCGCCGCCTCTGCACGCTCTACCTGGGCAACAACCGGCTCCGCGACCTGCCGCGCGACCTCTGCCGCCTGCAAAACCTGCGCACGCTGTGGCTCGACGCCAACCGGCTGAGCCGCCTGCCCGCCGCCGTCTGCGACCTGCGCCTGCTGCGCGCCCTGCACGCCGGCTCCAACGCGCTGCGcgccctgcccgcccgcctgcgCACGCTGCGCCGCCTGCGCTCCATCTGGCTCTCGGACAACCAGCTGCCCGCCTTCCCGCCCGTGCTGCTGCGCATGCCGCTGCTCGAGGTCATCGACGTGGACCGCAACGCCATCCGTGCTTTCCCCAGCCTGGCGCACCTGCCCGCGCTCAAGCTCGTCATCTACGACCACAACCCCTGCCGCAACGCGCCCCGTGTGCGGCCCGGCGTGCGCCGCGTCGGCCGCTGGGCGGACGACAGCCCCGAGCCCGCGCGCCACGTCCTGCCGAGCCCCGAGCCCGCCGCCCCGCAGCCGAGGCCAtgcgcggggggagggggaggcgtaGCCGTAGCCACCACCGCCGCTGAGGCGGCTGCTTGA
- the CCT2 gene encoding T-complex protein 1 subunit beta yields the protein MASLSLAPVNIFKAGADEEKAETARLSSFVGAIAVGDLVKSTLGPKGMDKILLSTGRDGAVTVTNDGATILKAIGVDNPAAKVLVDISKVQDDEVGDGTTSVTVLAAELLREAESLIAKKIHPQTIIAGWREATKAAREALLKAAVDHGDDEVKFREDLMNIAGTTLSSKLLTHHKNHFTKLAVEAVLRLKGSGNLEAIHVIKKLGGSLADSYLDEGFLLDKKIGVNQPKRIENAKILIANTGMDTDKIKIFGSRVRVDSTAKVAEIEQAEKEKMKEKVERILKHGINCFINRQLIYNYPEQLFGAAGVMAIEHADFAGVERLALVTGGEIASTFEHPELVKLGSCKLIEEVMIGEDKLIHFSGVAMGEACTIVLRGATKQILDEAERSLHDALCVLAQTVKDTRTVYGGGCSEMLMAHAVTELANRTPGKESVAMDSFAKALRMIPIIIADNAGYDSADLVAQLRAAHSEGKMTYGLDMKDGVIGDMAALGITESFQVKRQVLLSAAEAAEMILRVDDIIKAAPRKRVPDHHPC from the exons ATG GCATCCCTTTCCCTTGCTCCAGTGAATATTTTCAAGGCAGGTGCAGATGAAGAAAAAGCAGAAACAGCTCGTTTG TCCTCCTTTGTTGGTGCCATTGCTGTTGGAGATCTAGTTAAGAGCACCCTGGGGCCAAAGGGCATG GACAAGATTCTCCTAAGTACTGGAAGAGATGGTGCAGTAACGGTAACCAATGATGGTGCAACCATCTTAAAAGCTATTGGAGTTGACAATCCAGCAGCCAAGGTCTTGGTTG atATTTCAAAGGTTCAAGATGATGAAGTTGGTGATGGAACTACGTCTGTAACTGTCTTGGCAGCAGAATTGCTACGG GAGGCAGAGTCACTGATTGCAAAGAAGATTCATCCTCAAACTATTATTGCAGGTTGGAGAGAAGCCACAAAGGCAGCGAGAGAAGCCCTTCTGAAAGCTGCAGTTGATCACGG tgACGATGAAGTAAAGTTCCGTGAAGATTTAATGAATATCGCAGGGACCACGCTTTCTTCAAAACTGCTTACTCATCATAAAAACCATTTTACCAAACTAGCAGTGGAAGCTGTTCTTAGACTGAAAGGATCTGGTAATCTGGAAGCTATCCATGTCATCAAGAAATTAGGTGGAAGTCTGGCAGACTCTTACTTAGATGAAG GCTTTCTGCTAGACAAAAAAATTGGTGTCAACCAACCAAAAAGAATTGAAAATGCGAAGATACTTATTGCAAATACTGGTATGGATACAGATAAAATTAAG ATTTTTGGCTCTCGTGTAAGAGTGGATTCAACTGCAAAGGTAGCAGAAATTGAACAAgcggaaaaagaaaaaatgaaagagaaagttGAGCGTATTCTTAAGCATGGGATAAACTGCTTTATTAACAG GCAGCTGATTTATAACTACCCTGAGCAGCTCTTTGGAGCTGCTGGCGTTATGGCTATTGAACATGCAGATTTTGCAGGTGTAGAACGTCTGGCTCTTGTTACAG GTGGTGAAATTGCATCAACCTTTGAGCACCCAGAGCTGGTAAAACTAGGAAGTTGCAAGCTTATTGAAGAAGTCATGATTGGAGAAGATAAGCTTATTCACTTCTCTGGAGTAGCTATGG GTGAAGCTTGCACCATAGTTCTGCGTGGAGCAACTAAGCAAATTCTAGATGAAGCAGAAAGATCTTTGCATGATGCTCTCTGTGTCCTTGCCCAAACTGTGAAAGACACTAGAACTGTATATGGTGGAG GTTGTTCAGAGATGCTGATGGCTCATGCAGTCACAGAGCTTGCCAACAGGACACCAGGCAAAGAATCTGTTGCAATGGACTCTTTTGCTAAGGCTTTAAGAATG ATCCCAATCATCATAGCTGATAATGCTGGCTACGACAGTGCAGATCTAGTTGCTCAGCTCAGAGCTGCTCACAGTGAAGGGAAAATGACTTACGGACTTG ATATGAAAGATGGAGTTATTGGAGATATGGCAGCCCTGGGAATAACTGAAAGCTTTCAAGTCAAGCGGCAAGTATTGCTGAGTGCAGCTGAAGCAGCAGAAATGATTCTTCGTGTAGATGATATTATTAAAGCAGCACCAAG gAAACGTGTACCGGACCATCACCCTTGTTAA